Sequence from the Bremerella volcania genome:
AAACCAGCGGACTCAACAGCTACACGCTGACCATCCTGGCGACCGACGACGGCACCGGGATGTTGACCGCTCAGCAGGATATCGACATCCAGGTCATCAACCTGAACGAACTGCCGATTATTCCAGGGGGTACGATCTCGTTCCCCAATATCTCGCTGCTGGACGTGGATGATGCGAGCGACGTCAACGACTTTAGCCTCGATATCGGCCTGACCGATCCAGAAAACGACACCCTCACCTTCTCCGGTGACGAATTCAGCGTTGTTGCCGCTCAGGATGTCGACGGCTTCTTCCAGCTGAACACCGATGGCACGATCGAGCTTCTCATGCCGCTGTCGCAGTTGGATCTCGACGTCAACGGCGAGCGCACGTTTACCATTACGTTCTACATGGACGACGACAACTCGACGCTGACCGATACCCCTGGTATCAATCGAGGACCGTTCACGCTGCAGTTGATGGTCACCGACAACGAGGCTCCCGTCTTCGTTCAGCCTGCCGGCATGGCTTTCACGATCGAAGAAAACGTCGATGACAGCATCATGGACGGTGACAGCCTGACGCCTGCGGTGATTCTGGAAGCGACTGACGTAGAAAACGACGCGTTCACGTTCACCATTGAGCCAAGTGCATCGAATTCCAGCCAGGGTCTGGTCGACCTGTTCGAGTTGGTCCTGGTCGATGACATGGGCACCGGCGACCCGAACGACGATACCTACGAACTGGTCGTTGCCGATGCCGCTGGCCTGACGTTCGACAACGTCAACTTCCTGGGGGCTACCGGCGGTGTCTTTGATATCGACCTGGTCGTGACGGATGCCGTAGGTCGCTTCAGCACCAAGACGATCACCATCACCGTTACCGACGAAAACAACCGTCCGACCTTCGTCGATCCAGGCAACCAGAGCGTCGATGAATTCGTCGAAACGGCGACCGGGTCGCTGGGCGCCGAATCAGGCGACGTCGTTTACAATCTCGGTGGTGCCTTCAGTGATATCGATGCCGCAGCTAACCTGAGCTACAACATTGATGCCGCCGTCTTGACCGGGACTTCAACCGATATCACCGGGGCGTTCACGATTGATGGTGATGAAATCAAAGTCGATATGGCCCAGTTGATCGACTTTGAAGGTCTCACCCCAAAGAGCATCACGCTGACGATCACCGCTGACGACGGCCAGGGTGAAGCTAATAGCACGGTCACCGGCGACATCACTATCCTGATCAACGACCTCAACGAACTGCCAATCTACGATTCGCCGACCGATGCGTTTGAGATTCCGTTTGTCGACGTCGACGACGAGTTCCTCGGTACGCCGATCGTTCTGGGGAACATCTCCAGCGTTCTGACCGAGACCGATCCCGAAGGGGATACCATCAATTTCTCCCAGATCTCGATGGGGGGCACTGGCTTCGAGTACTTCTCGCTAGGTACCGATGGCACCATCTCGCTGATCAAGAACGTGCCCGACGAAATGTTCTCGAACCAAGAGCGTTTCTTCACGCTGACGTTTGATTACAACGACGGCGTCGGCGGCGATAGCCTGGACTCGAATACCAATCTAGGATTCAGCCCATTCGAGCTGACGATCCGCGTCTTCCAGAATCCGCCTGCGACGTTTGACGATCCAGGCAACTACGACTTCTCGGTCGACGAAAATACGCCGGTCAGCAGCACCATGGTGCAGACCGTCTCGGCAACTGACCCGGAAGGTGAAACGGTTACCTACAGCATCGACGATCCATCGGGCACCTTCGACATCGATGCGAATACCGGCGTCATCACCATCATCGATAACACCGCTCTCAACTTCGAGGCCAACACACAGCTCACGATCACCGTCTTCGCCATCGACGAAGCGATGAACATGACGCCGGAAACGATCACGGTCACGATCAACGACGTCAACGAAGCTCCGGTCATCGATAACAACCCAGGTCCGTTCAACATCGACGAAGACATCGCCGATTTGACGTTCGTGGGCCAGGTGATGATCACGGACGTGGACGCAGGCGATTCGCACACGTTTGAAATCGTTGGGGGCGACCCGAACGGCGTGTTCGCTATCGATAACAGCGGTAACATCACGATCGCGGACAACGCCACCATCGACTTCGAAACCACGGACGTTTACACGCTCGAAATCAAGGTCACCGACAACGGTGGTCCTACGCCGGGCTCAAACAAACTGTTCGACTCGCAGTCGTTCACCATCAACGTGGGTGACGTCAACGAGGCTCCCGTCAAGATTGGCGCCGACTTCGCACTGCCGATCGTCGACGAGTCCGACCTGACCACGCAAGAGATTACCGATCCTCTCGCTACCGCCGGAACGAGCTTCGTTAAGCGTTTTGACATCGACGTCAGCAGCTTCTATGCCGATCCGGAAATGAGCGACGTTCTGCTGCAGGTGAACACGGACTTCGATGGAGACACCCCAGACTTCACCGCCGGTGGCCACATCATCAGTGCCACTTTCGACAACGTCAACGATCAACTCGTGGTCGTGTTCGAGTACTACGGCGTCGATCAAGACCGGGCCCCGACCGAAATCGAATTGATTGCCGTCGAAGATACCGTTGACATGTTGCAAGCGACCTCGCCGCTCAACATTACCGTCTCGGTCACCAACGAACAGGCCGTCGACTTCCAGTTCATCCCCGTGCTCAACCCAACGATCGACAGCACCAATGGGTTTGATGGCGTCTCCTTCGCCAATCTGCCTACGGCCACCGATCGATTCGCCGACGAGCAAACCTTCTTCGTCGAAATCTGGGGTACCACCCTGGTTGGCCAGGACGATGTTTCGGATGGCAATAACGGCGTTGATGGTCCTCAAAATGCCTGGATCGAAGGTTTCCGCCTGGTCGTTCTGGGGCTGCAATACCGTGATGATCTGGTCGACGTGATCGACATCATTGCTCCTGCTCAGGCCCTGGGCGAAGGTGGCGACCCAATCGAATGGATGAATGGCGAGGTCAACAACTTCAATGCCTTCTTCGGTTCGACGGGTTCACTCGATCTCGAACCGCCGATCCCAGGCTTCGGCTCGATCGGTGGTGACGGAAGTTACGTCCGACTTGGCTATCTGCAACTGCAAGCCAAAGTTGGGGTCGAAATCAGCAATGTCACCGACCTGGTATCGATTAACTTTGCCGATAGCGAAACGAGCATCGCCCTGAACGGTGCCGACGAAGGGGATCTGCAGCCCCCAGGTGATCCGGAAAACCCCATTCCACGAACCGCCGATATCGAAACTACGATCGACCCATCGCAGATCACGATCGTCAGCACGCCGGTTGATATCGTTGATGCCGAGAAGTTCACTATTTCCTCCACCAATAGCCAAGCGGTCATCGGTGTGCTTGGTCAAAGCACCATTGACGGCCTCGAGGTGTCCGGCCAGGGTGGAAATGGCGTCGGCAACGTAACGAGCTTCACCGGTAACATTTTCGTTCTCTTCAGTGGCAGCGAAACCGACCCGGATTCGTTCGAGATCATCGGTTCGGAATTGATCCTGACTGAGAATCCAAACGGGCCATTCAGCCCTGGCGAACCAACCACCCCAGGCGGAGAACCTGTCGGAGCGGCCAGCGATCCTGCGAACTTCGGCTTGGAAGCATTCGAGCCTACTCAGAATCTTCCAACGCAAGTTGCCGTTCGCGAAACGGTGCTTCGCATCGGTGGAATGCCTCAGGTAACCTTCGGTCAATCGGACGACCCGTTCAACTCGGAAGTCAGCTTCAATTCGTCCGGATTCAATTACGACATCGCTTCCGGTTTCGCTGACATCGTCAGCGAGCAGCCGTTCGGCCAAGGTTCGCTCACGTTCGCCGAACGCAACAACCTGGGTGGCATTTCGTTAAATTCCAACGGAACCGAGACGTCGTCCATCGAAGGTGATTCCAATGGCGGTTACGTCCTCACGCTGAACCTGAGCCGCTTGATTCAGGAAACTTTCAACGTTCAGCAAATCACGGCTAACGCCAACCTGGCGTTCAGCGGAACCATCGTTGCCACGACCGGTGGTGCGGTGCCGCTGCAAGGTACCGTCTTCGTTAAGGATGGGCAGCCGCTGGAAGATGGTTCCGGCATGTTCGTCACGGTCAATAAGACCCGCACCGCAACCGACGCCAGTGGTCAGGTAGCGGAACTGCCAGACAACGTCGACTGGGCCTCGGAATGGGACTCGCTGTGGGTTGAAGTTTGGGGTAACACGGCAGACGCAAGTGGCGTCTACGGTGGTACGCTCGACCTGGCCTACAACACCGACTTGTACACTGCCACCCAAATCGAATACGCCTCGTCGATGACCGTCGGTCGCGGTGGTTCGATCGACGACGCCAACGGCACGATCACCGGTCTGGGCAGCCAGTCGGAAGTCTACACGATGGGCAACGGCTCGTTCGTCCTGCTGGGACGCGTCAAGCTCGAATCGCTGCCGGGTGACGGCATCGACGTCTCGGTGGGTGGCGACCTGTCGGCCGAATCGCTCGGCCTGGCCGCAACCAACGCCAAAATCATGCTCAGCGGTATCGGCGCGGTCGATCCCGATGTGACCGACGTTGCCGAGGTCGATGTCTGGGCCGTCGCTTACGACGCCAACGACGACGGCAAGATCGGCATTGCCGACTTCAGCCAGTTCATCAGTGCGTACGGCAAGTCGACGCTGACGGCCAACAATGCCCTGTTGGCTGCGTTGGACTTCGATAACAGTGGGCGTGTGGGGCTGTCCGATTTCTCGGCCTTCATCCAGAACTACGGCAAGAACAAGCTGAACGCCGCCAGCATCAAGTATCCCGAAACCTTCACCCAGATGTGGGTTGGTAAGGGGGTTGAACTGAACGGTCCAGACAGCCTGCAGGATGTCTTTGACCAAGCCATCAGCGACTGGCAAGACGCACTGGGTTGGGAAGAACCAATCGATGTCAAGCTGGTCGTGAAGGACTTCGGCGATGCCCAACTGGGTGAAGCCGAGCTTCTGGGGCTCGACGAAAACGGCCTGCCGCAGTTCGGTATCTTGACCTTGGACGACGACGGTGCCGGTCTGGGTTGGAGTTCTGACCTGGAAGGCGGCCCCGCCGAAGGCCAGTACGATTTGTACACCGTGATCCTGCATGAACTGGGTCACTTGTACGGCTTCATGTCGCACTATGCCGGGTTCGCGGACAACGTGGTCACCGACCATGATGGCAACAAGATATTCATCGGTTCCGACTTTGTCGCGGTCCTGGACGACTACGCACATCACCTGGATGCCACCGAGCACATGGGCGACGTGATGAACGCTGCCCTCGACCCAGGCCAACGTAAGCTGATTTCGGCTCTGGATGTCCAGATCCTGCAAACGGCCTACGAATCGGCTACCTCCGGTCAATCGGTCGGCGGTGGTTCGGCTGCTCTGCATGCCACCGTGACGACTCAGTCGATCGTCGAAGAAACGATCGCTCCGGTTGTCACCGAAGCTCCAGTTTCCTTCGTGTTCGACAAGGTGGTCGATGTCGAAAGCGTCAGTGGCCGCACCGGCTACGAAGCGACTATCTCACCGGTCGTTTACAACGAACTGATCAAGAACGGTGTTCGTGTGACGACCTCCTCGTCCACCGAAGTTCAACAGCAGATCGAAGAAGTCGACTCGGCGGTAGCCACGCTGGCGATCGAAGACTCGTCGCTGCTGCTGGCGGATTCGGTCGAGAACGCGGAATACTTCGCCACCGAAGAAGATTCGACCAACGTCGACGACCTGTTCGCCGAATGGGATTTCAACTCGGATCTGGAAGGTTAATCGCTCGACGGAAGCGAATAGCCATCAAGATCGCAAGCAAGAGCCGCGCCTTCCCGGGGGCGGCTCTTGTTTTGCGCGCTGCAAGCTATTGCTCCCCTTGGGGATGGGGAAATTCATCGCTCTTCCATACTTTTCAGCTTGGCGCCTGGCTGTTAGGTTGTCCTCCGCATTCATCCTCTCTCACCGATATCTACGTAGCGGAGCACAATCATGCTTGGAATCGACATCGACGCTTGCCGTAGTCGCCAGAAACGCTTGTTAAATGCCTTGCAAAGCCAATTGCTTGACGCCATCGTCGTCACGCAGAACGAGCACGTCCAATGGCTGGCCGGGCCTCGCTACGATTTCAAGTTTTCGCCAGCTGCGGTCCTGTTCGCCGATGGCCGCCTGGCACTGGTCGCTCCGAACGAAGCCCCCGAATCGGCCGCCGCGGATGACGTTCGTACTTACGAAGCCCAGTGGCTCTGCACGCTCCGCAACGATCAACGAGCCGCGTCGAGCGCGAAAGTCCTCGATATCCTCCAACAAGCTGCCACGGTCAAGCGACTGGGCGTCGAGTACTCCAGCTATCCGGTCCATGTCTCGAGTCAGTTCAGCGCCGAGCTGATCGACGTCGAGCCAGAGATCTACCGTCAGCGCCGCAAGAAAGACGCCGACGAACTGGCCAAGATCCGCATGGCTATCAGCGGCACCGAAAAGATGTACGAAAAGGCCCGCGAGATCATTTGCCCCGGCATCAACGAACTGGAGGTCTTCAATCAGCTGCAAGCGGCCGCCGTCGTCCAGTTTGGTGAAGCACTCACAGGCACCGGCAACGACTACGCCAGCGGCGAAATGGGAGGCCCTGCCCGCGATCGCCGCGTGGAAGATGGCGAGCTGTACATTCTCGATCTCGGCCCGGCCTTCCGCGGCTACTTCGCCGACAACAGCCGCGCGATCGCCGTCAACGGCAAGCCAACTGACGAGCAGCAGGAAGCCTGGACCTACATCATGAAGGTCTTCGCGCATCTCGAATCGGTTGTGAAGCCAGGCAAGAGTTGCAAGGAACTGTTCCTGGAAGTTCAAGACATCCTGAAACAAGCCCCCATCGGCGAGTTCCCCCATCACCTGGGCCACGGCATCGGCTTGTACCCCCACGAGGCCCCGCACTTGAACTCAAGCTGGGACGATACCTTCGCCGTCGGCGACGTCTTTACCTGCGAACCAGGCCTCTACGATGCCCGCCTGAAATTCGGCATGCGTCTGGAAAACGACTACCTGGTCACCGAAACCGGCATCGAAAACCTCTCGCCATTCAAGATGGAACTGGCTTAATAAGTTTCAAGCTGGTTGTCGTCCCCCAACCCTCCACTCCCCTCGCCCCGATGGGAAGAGAGCCAGGGTGAAGGGCAAACCGGGTACCAACTTCTCGAATGCAAGAAGAGAAGACCAACCACGGATGGCACGGATGAACACGGATAGAAGAGAAATGGTATGTGGGTGCCACTGCCGCCCCCGGCAGTGCGACGTTGGTACCCGTTCTCGATTCATTCCCATCCGTGATATCCGCGTCATCCGTGGTCAAAAATTTTTTTCTGCGCGCACTATCTCACTGAAGCGCTAGTCCTCTAAATTGCACGTACACCCGACGAAGCAATCACGCTTCCGGGTGCCAAGCCCACGTT
This genomic interval carries:
- a CDS encoding cadherin domain-containing protein, whose amino-acid sequence is MKNTTLVRKHSLTSNKPRKTVRGTRSMRLESLEIRDLLAANTLDFVDNLEIGSPGEKRDLQLEVDPSSGTAIVALRIQGTSGNLDPAIPLVFIQDTDRNNPANHVPLMQAMANANGSTDSVVLFEVSAGANFTIEVGGTSGSGGFLAEVMLFGSTDGDGTVSENEYMRSVAAELQARGAGNHNTAAYFQSVYGIDFNTSQYNAAFDANLNGKIDGFEVGYVESNMGGAPVILDLIGDNEAPAVEAAVAVDTGSSTTDNITSDTTGISGTITDFSKIVSAEISIVGGTGGSIDLADTNTPPSISALNQTDNEITFTLSIADLDALLGAGTVLNTGSYTLEVTTEDELGNTSITPFQLVFEFDNAAPAAPTTPDLDAGSDSGDSDTDDLTNDTTPTFTFTAEANSTVAIISDLDGQLGTATADGSGNVTFTAPTGLSEGTHVITATATDTAGNVSAASSGLSIVIDTVSPADVSAIMQTNNPTNPNLTPETTATFTGTTEANASVAILDSNSAVITTTTADGSGNFTFTGIALVLGQNDFSFVATDAAGNESDPVSFTVFRNTQPTIDAGIFSIDENSSVGAAVGTVTADSQDGPTDTLTYSITGIDSGFEGTFAINASTGAITVADTANLNFENKTSFTVEVQVIDSKGDGLGGAGLVTTQNITINVNDVNEAPVFAQDPYTLTVEENSTNPTVVSGGPIVATDVDADDQGTNLTYAITGGTGASLFDIDPTTGVVTVKTGATLDYETTDSYTLDISVTDKLDGDSNGEVGAVNTVTQTATVNLIDVNEAPVITSGTTADIAENSANGTVVTTVTATDVDEDDPPFTFAITGGTGVGVFDINTSTGEITVIDSASLNFEGGTTSFTLDIEVTDNLDGNGLGEVGMVLSDNFQLTINVTDVNDAPVAVAAPTLQIDENAAATTAVTTDGTIVADLTDYFTDEDMDTLTFSIIGGNNGAFAIDGDNIVVADSTKLDFETSGLNSYTLTILATDDGTGMLTAQQDIDIQVINLNELPIIPGGTISFPNISLLDVDDASDVNDFSLDIGLTDPENDTLTFSGDEFSVVAAQDVDGFFQLNTDGTIELLMPLSQLDLDVNGERTFTITFYMDDDNSTLTDTPGINRGPFTLQLMVTDNEAPVFVQPAGMAFTIEENVDDSIMDGDSLTPAVILEATDVENDAFTFTIEPSASNSSQGLVDLFELVLVDDMGTGDPNDDTYELVVADAAGLTFDNVNFLGATGGVFDIDLVVTDAVGRFSTKTITITVTDENNRPTFVDPGNQSVDEFVETATGSLGAESGDVVYNLGGAFSDIDAAANLSYNIDAAVLTGTSTDITGAFTIDGDEIKVDMAQLIDFEGLTPKSITLTITADDGQGEANSTVTGDITILINDLNELPIYDSPTDAFEIPFVDVDDEFLGTPIVLGNISSVLTETDPEGDTINFSQISMGGTGFEYFSLGTDGTISLIKNVPDEMFSNQERFFTLTFDYNDGVGGDSLDSNTNLGFSPFELTIRVFQNPPATFDDPGNYDFSVDENTPVSSTMVQTVSATDPEGETVTYSIDDPSGTFDIDANTGVITIIDNTALNFEANTQLTITVFAIDEAMNMTPETITVTINDVNEAPVIDNNPGPFNIDEDIADLTFVGQVMITDVDAGDSHTFEIVGGDPNGVFAIDNSGNITIADNATIDFETTDVYTLEIKVTDNGGPTPGSNKLFDSQSFTINVGDVNEAPVKIGADFALPIVDESDLTTQEITDPLATAGTSFVKRFDIDVSSFYADPEMSDVLLQVNTDFDGDTPDFTAGGHIISATFDNVNDQLVVVFEYYGVDQDRAPTEIELIAVEDTVDMLQATSPLNITVSVTNEQAVDFQFIPVLNPTIDSTNGFDGVSFANLPTATDRFADEQTFFVEIWGTTLVGQDDVSDGNNGVDGPQNAWIEGFRLVVLGLQYRDDLVDVIDIIAPAQALGEGGDPIEWMNGEVNNFNAFFGSTGSLDLEPPIPGFGSIGGDGSYVRLGYLQLQAKVGVEISNVTDLVSINFADSETSIALNGADEGDLQPPGDPENPIPRTADIETTIDPSQITIVSTPVDIVDAEKFTISSTNSQAVIGVLGQSTIDGLEVSGQGGNGVGNVTSFTGNIFVLFSGSETDPDSFEIIGSELILTENPNGPFSPGEPTTPGGEPVGAASDPANFGLEAFEPTQNLPTQVAVRETVLRIGGMPQVTFGQSDDPFNSEVSFNSSGFNYDIASGFADIVSEQPFGQGSLTFAERNNLGGISLNSNGTETSSIEGDSNGGYVLTLNLSRLIQETFNVQQITANANLAFSGTIVATTGGAVPLQGTVFVKDGQPLEDGSGMFVTVNKTRTATDASGQVAELPDNVDWASEWDSLWVEVWGNTADASGVYGGTLDLAYNTDLYTATQIEYASSMTVGRGGSIDDANGTITGLGSQSEVYTMGNGSFVLLGRVKLESLPGDGIDVSVGGDLSAESLGLAATNAKIMLSGIGAVDPDVTDVAEVDVWAVAYDANDDGKIGIADFSQFISAYGKSTLTANNALLAALDFDNSGRVGLSDFSAFIQNYGKNKLNAASIKYPETFTQMWVGKGVELNGPDSLQDVFDQAISDWQDALGWEEPIDVKLVVKDFGDAQLGEAELLGLDENGLPQFGILTLDDDGAGLGWSSDLEGGPAEGQYDLYTVILHELGHLYGFMSHYAGFADNVVTDHDGNKIFIGSDFVAVLDDYAHHLDATEHMGDVMNAALDPGQRKLISALDVQILQTAYESATSGQSVGGGSAALHATVTTQSIVEETIAPVVTEAPVSFVFDKVVDVESVSGRTGYEATISPVVYNELIKNGVRVTTSSSTEVQQQIEEVDSAVATLAIEDSSLLLADSVENAEYFATEEDSTNVDDLFAEWDFNSDLEG
- a CDS encoding M24 family metallopeptidase gives rise to the protein MLGIDIDACRSRQKRLLNALQSQLLDAIVVTQNEHVQWLAGPRYDFKFSPAAVLFADGRLALVAPNEAPESAAADDVRTYEAQWLCTLRNDQRAASSAKVLDILQQAATVKRLGVEYSSYPVHVSSQFSAELIDVEPEIYRQRRKKDADELAKIRMAISGTEKMYEKAREIICPGINELEVFNQLQAAAVVQFGEALTGTGNDYASGEMGGPARDRRVEDGELYILDLGPAFRGYFADNSRAIAVNGKPTDEQQEAWTYIMKVFAHLESVVKPGKSCKELFLEVQDILKQAPIGEFPHHLGHGIGLYPHEAPHLNSSWDDTFAVGDVFTCEPGLYDARLKFGMRLENDYLVTETGIENLSPFKMELA